GTTAAAAATTAAACGGGTTTAACCTATATTTATGAGCATAAGTAGCTATATAATTACCGCTACGTGTTATTTTTGTATGCTCAATACGACTACAATTACATGGGATCACAATCAGGTACAAAAAAGAAAAACAGGCTGCAATTATTGCACCAGTACTACGTGTACACTGGTTTTTATACTTTTTTAAAGGATGCTCTTAAAAAAGCACTCCCTCCTATCTTATTTGTTGTGGCAGCTATAGTTCTTATTCACTATTTTGTAATAGACCTTAATACTGCACTTCAATATGTAATAGACAACTATTCAAATCTACTTGTCCTTACCTTATTTTTTGTTTCAGAATCTATACTTGGTATAATACCTCCAGAGCTTTTTATTGCATGGAGTGATAAGACGAGTAATCCTATTTTATACCTATCTCTTATTGCACTATTATCATATGCTGGTGGAGCAGTTTCGTATTTTACAGGAAGAGCAGCTTTAAAAATTCCATCCGTTCATAATTACCTAGAGGTAAAAATGGAGAAGCACTTAAAAAATGCTCGTAAATGGGGAGGCTTTTTAATTCTTGTAGGAGCTTTACTCCCGCTTCCTTTTGCTGTAGCAAGTCTTGCTGCAGGTATGATTCGTTTTGAGTTTAAGTATTGGGCATTATTTGGTCTTGCTCGTTTTGTAAGATATGCAATATACGGAGCAGCAATTTTTAGCCTTGTATCCTAATGAAACTAGTTTTTGCAACACACAATCACAATAAACTTCGCGAAGTTCAAGCATTAGTGCCTGATCATATTACCCTCCTATCTTTAACAGACATAGGATGCACAGAAGAAATCATTGAGGATGCAGATACCATCGAAGGTAACGCACTTCTTAAAGTAAATCATGTGCTAACTAACTATGGGTACGATTGTTTTGCAGATGATACTGGTCTTGAGGTAGATGCGCTTGATGGTGCACCAGGAGTATATTCAGCAAGGTATGCTGGTGAGCAAAAAGATAACTCGGATAATATGAATAAGCTCTTAATTAATCTCGCTACTAAGCAAGACCGTGGAGCACAGTTTAAAACAGTTATCGCTTTCGCGAAAGCAAATAAAACAGAAACCTTTACAGGTATATGCAGAGGTGAAATCACCAAAGAGCGTCATGGTGATGGCGGTTTTGGGTACGATCCTATTTTCAAACCCGAAGGTTACGATGCAACATTTGCACAAATGGCTCCATCTTTAAAAGGAAAAATAAGCCACAGAGGCCTTGCTGTATCTGCATTTCTTGAATTTCTACATAACCAGGAATAAGTTTTTTAAACCCAAATGCTTTCATTATAGTTTTATTGAGTACTTTTGCACCTTGAAAAACCTCAGGGTGAGGTATTGCCAGATTTTTTGGCACGTGTTGATCGAAGCAATTGGTTTATAAGTCGTTGCGCTTCCTATACACGCTAACACTTATAAATACTATTGTCTTATGACATTTGATGAACTAGGCCTAAATGCGCCTTTACTCCAGGCTATTGCCGATATGGGATTTGAAACCCCATCAAAAATCCAAGAAGAAGCTATCCCACAACTACTCGCCGAAGACCGCGATATGGTTGCTCTTGCACAAACAGGAACAGGAAAAACAGCTGCCTTTGGATTTCCATTATTACAAAATATAGATGAAAATAGTAAGACTACTCAAGGTCTTATTATAGCTCCTACTCGCGAACTATGTCTCCAGATTACAAATGAGATGAAACTGTACTCAAAGCACATGAAAGGTGTGCGTGTTGTTGCAGTTTATGGAGGAGCAAATATACAAGAACAAGCTCGTGAGATTTCTCGCGGAGCACAAATTGTAGTAGCTACACCAGGACGTATGCAAGATATGATGCGCCGTCGCATGGTAGATATTACAAAATTGAGCTACTGTGTACTTGATGAAGCAGATGAGATGCTTAACATGGGGTTCTATGAGGATATTACAAACATCCTAGCAGATACACCAGAAGATAAGCTTACATGGCTCTTTAGTGCGACAATGCCTAGAGAAGTTGCACGTATAGCAAAGGAGTTTATGGTAAACCCGTTAGAAATAACGGTAGGACATAAAAACGAAGGAGCAAAGAACGTATCTCATGAGTACTTTGTAGTACACACAAGAGATCGTTACCAAGCACTTAAAAGACTTTCTGACGCAAATCCAGATATCTTTGCGGTTATCTTTTGTCGCACAAAACGTGATACTCAAAAAGTTGCCGAGCAACTTATTGAAGATGGATACAACGCAGGAGCACTTCACGGAGATTTAAGTCAGAACCAGCGTGACCTGGTAATGAAGAGCTTTAGAAATCGCCAGATACAAATGCTTGTTGCAACAGATGTTGCTGCTCGTGGTATTGACGTAGATGATATTACTCACGTAGTAAACTATCAATTACCTGACGAGATAGAAACCTACACACACCGTTCTGGTCGTACTGGTCGTGCTGGTAAAACAGGTACTTCTCTGGTAATTGTTACTAAAAGTGAAATGCGTAAGATCAAACAACTTGAGAAAATCTTAGGTAAGAAGTTTGAACAAAAAACCATTCCAGACGGAAAGGAAATCACGCAAGTACAGTTATTTCACCTTGCAAATAGCATTAACACAACAGAGATTAATAACGAGATTGATGCTTACCTTCCAGAAATAGAAGAAGTATTAAAAGACAACACGAAAGAAGAGCTTATCAAAAAAGTATTTTCTGTAGAGTTCACACGTTTCTTTAATTACTACAAGAAGTCCAAAGATCTTAATCAAAATGCAGTTGGAGCAGCTAAGGAGCAATCTGGTGACTCTACTCGTTACTTTATAAATGTAGGTAGCAAAGATGATTTTGACTGGATGAAACTTAAAGACTTCTTAAAGGAAGAATTAGGATTAGGTCAAGATGGCGTATACCGTGTAGACTGTAAAGATGCTTTTTCATTCTTTAATACAGATACTGAGCACAAAGATAGAATTTTATCTCACTTTGAAAACTTTGAGCTAGATGGTCGTCGTGTAAGCGTTGAGGAAACTCAAGGTGGCGGTGGTCGCAGTGGTGGCGGAGGTCGTAGCGGTGGCGGAGATCGTCGTCGTAGTGGCGGAGGTCGCAGCGGTGGTGGTGATCGTCGTAGAGGTGGTGATGATGGATTTAGATCTAGTGGTCGCAGCGGTGGCGGAGATCGTCGTCGTAGTGGCGGAGGATCTTCAGATAGAAAACGTAGCGATCGTAAATCAAGCTATGGAGATGACCAAGGAGGTCGCTCTAGAAGTAGATCAGAAAGACCAGCAAGGTCGGAGAGATCAGAACGTAGTTCATCTCCACGCACGCCAGATAACAGGTCTGAAGGAAACAAGAGCCCATTTTCTGGCAAAAGACGTCGCAGAAGCTAGTCTAACGCACGTTAAATGTTAGAATTATTGTAAATAAATAGATTTGGTATGATTTTCCCAATGGAATGCATAAATTGCCTTAGCATATGAAGAAGATCATACTAAACCTACTTATATTCTCTGCCGTTGCAGTAGGATATTCACAAGAAATAGATACTATATCAGACCCAACTGAAGCTCAAGAAAAGCTAGAGGATGGATTTATTGATGGAAAAGTATTAAGCAGTAGTACAGATATTACTTTACAGAATGTAAATATCCTCAACCTCTCAAATTTTAAAGGAGCAACTACTGATAAATATGGTAGATTCG
The genomic region above belongs to Dokdonia sp. Dokd-P16 and contains:
- a CDS encoding YqaA family protein, with protein sequence MGSQSGTKKKNRLQLLHQYYVYTGFYTFLKDALKKALPPILFVVAAIVLIHYFVIDLNTALQYVIDNYSNLLVLTLFFVSESILGIIPPELFIAWSDKTSNPILYLSLIALLSYAGGAVSYFTGRAALKIPSVHNYLEVKMEKHLKNARKWGGFLILVGALLPLPFAVASLAAGMIRFEFKYWALFGLARFVRYAIYGAAIFSLVS
- a CDS encoding non-canonical purine NTP diphosphatase is translated as MKLVFATHNHNKLREVQALVPDHITLLSLTDIGCTEEIIEDADTIEGNALLKVNHVLTNYGYDCFADDTGLEVDALDGAPGVYSARYAGEQKDNSDNMNKLLINLATKQDRGAQFKTVIAFAKANKTETFTGICRGEITKERHGDGGFGYDPIFKPEGYDATFAQMAPSLKGKISHRGLAVSAFLEFLHNQE
- a CDS encoding DEAD/DEAH box helicase, with the protein product MTFDELGLNAPLLQAIADMGFETPSKIQEEAIPQLLAEDRDMVALAQTGTGKTAAFGFPLLQNIDENSKTTQGLIIAPTRELCLQITNEMKLYSKHMKGVRVVAVYGGANIQEQAREISRGAQIVVATPGRMQDMMRRRMVDITKLSYCVLDEADEMLNMGFYEDITNILADTPEDKLTWLFSATMPREVARIAKEFMVNPLEITVGHKNEGAKNVSHEYFVVHTRDRYQALKRLSDANPDIFAVIFCRTKRDTQKVAEQLIEDGYNAGALHGDLSQNQRDLVMKSFRNRQIQMLVATDVAARGIDVDDITHVVNYQLPDEIETYTHRSGRTGRAGKTGTSLVIVTKSEMRKIKQLEKILGKKFEQKTIPDGKEITQVQLFHLANSINTTEINNEIDAYLPEIEEVLKDNTKEELIKKVFSVEFTRFFNYYKKSKDLNQNAVGAAKEQSGDSTRYFINVGSKDDFDWMKLKDFLKEELGLGQDGVYRVDCKDAFSFFNTDTEHKDRILSHFENFELDGRRVSVEETQGGGGRSGGGGRSGGGDRRRSGGGRSGGGDRRRGGDDGFRSSGRSGGGDRRRSGGGSSDRKRSDRKSSYGDDQGGRSRSRSERPARSERSERSSSPRTPDNRSEGNKSPFSGKRRRRS